Within bacterium, the genomic segment AGAACCATGTCAAGTACATCGTTGTGAAAAATACGCTGGCCCGCATCTCTGCGAAAAAGTATGGCTATGACAAGCTGACCCCGTATCTCAACGGTCCGACCGGCCTAGCCATTGCGCTGGACGATCCGACGGCGCCGGTGCGCGTGATCTTTGACTTTAAAAAAGACAAAGAGAAACCGGCCATCCGTGCTGCGTTCCTGGAAGGTCAACTGCTCGATAAGGAGGCGGCCGAATCCATTCGCCACATCCCGCCGCGCAACGTGCTCCTCGGGCAGGTGGTCTCCGCCATGGCCGCGCCGATCTCCGGATTCATCGGCGGGCTGCAGCAGCTGATGTCCAAACTGGCGTACACGATTTCAGCGATCAAAGACAAAAAAGAAAATATAGCATAAATCAACTCTATCGTCATTCTAACGGGAGGTCGAAATGCCCGAAAACACCGCTGTCGAAGTGAACGATGCCAAAGTCCAAGAAATCATAAAGAGCATCGAGGAGATGAGTGTTCTGCAGTTGTCCCAACTGGTGAAAGCTCTGGAAAATCGTTTTGGTGTAACCGCCGCCGCTCCGGTCGCGGTTGCAGCCGGCGGGCCGGCTGCCGCCGCCGCCGCTCCTGCGGCTGAAGAACAAACTGAGTTTGACGTGGTGCTTAAAAGCGCCGGCGCCAACAAGATCAATGTGATCAAAGTGATTCGCACCATCACCAATCTGGGCCTGAAGGAGGCCAAAGATCTGGTCGATGGGGCCCCCAATAAAGTCAAAGAGGGCGTTTCGAAAGACGAGGCCAATGATATTAAGGCCAAATTGACCGAAGCCGGCGCTGAGGTCGAACTCAAGTAGAAGTGATAATAAACCGAGCTCTCTGCAGCTCGGTTTTTATCTACCGCGAACCCTATTAAGGTAAGGAGTGCTTCCTTTGACGGGTGGTCAAATCAAAGAGCGTATCAGTTTTTCAAAAATCTCTTCTGCGGCCGAACTCCCCGATCTGCTCGATATTCAGCTCAAATCCTTCCGGGACTTTATGCAATTCGACGTCCCCCCTGAAGAGCGCAAGGATCAGGGGCTTCAGGCCGTTTTTAAAAGCGTTTTTCCCATCGTTGACAGCCGCGAGAACTTTGAGCTCACGTTTATCGAGTATCATATCGATCCGCCCAAGTACACGGTGGAAGAGTGTCAGGAGCGCGGCACCACCTTCTCGGTCGCGCTCAAGGCCAAGTTACGCCTGTCGATCAAGGATGAATTCAATCCGAACGATCCACTGGCCAACTCCATCGAACAGATGGTCTATCTCGGCAACCTGCCGTTCATGACCGAACGGGGCACTTTTATCATCAACGGGGCGGAGCGCATCATCGTCAGCCAGCTGCATCGGTCCCCCGGCGTGTTTTTCGATGAGATCGCTCACCCCAACGGCACCAAACTGTACTCTGCACGCATTATCCCCTTGCGGGGATCCTGGGTCGAGTTCACCACTGATATCAACGATCTGATGATCGTCTACATCGATCGGCGGAAAAAGTTTCTCGTCACCACCCTGTTGCGTGCGGTCGGTTTTGCCACGGATCGCGATATCCTCGACACGTTTGAGCTGACTCAGAAGGTCGATCTGCGCACCGCTGGCAGCGAGATCATCGGATCCCGCGTCGTCGAGGACATCATCGACAAGGAGACCGGCGAAGTGATCCTCGATCGCTACCAGGAGGTCACGGAAGAAAAGCTTAAACGGCTGCAGGAGCTCAAAATCCGCTCCATCGATATGGTCAAGTCCGACAAGATACTCGGACAGGAGATCATCACCAATACGCTGATCAAGGACAGCACACGCTCTCAGGAAGAGGCGCTGGAAACCATCTATCAGCATCTACGTTCGGGCGAAGCGCCGGATCTGGAAACCGCCCGCCAGCTGATCGAAAGACTGTTCTTCAATCCGAAACGGTATGACCTCGGCGACGTGGGCCGCCACCGGCTGAATAAAAAGCTGGGCATCAACGTGGATCCAACCATGACCGCGTTGACCAAGGAAGACATCATCGGCATTATCAAATATCTTTTGGATCTGCGCAAAAACCACAAAGTCGCCGACGATATCGATCACCTCGGCAACCGCCGTGTGCGTACGGTCGGCGAACAGCTGGCCGCCCAGATGAGCGTGGGCCTGTCAAGAATGGCGCGCACCATCAAGGAGCGCATGAACCTGCGCGAGAGCGAAAACCCGACGCCGCAGGACCTGGTCAACGCCCGCACCGTGCTGTCGGTGATCAACACATTCTTCGGCACCAGTCAGCTGTCCCAGTTTATGGATCAGACCAATCCGCTGGCCGAGATGACCCACAAGCGGCGTCTGTCCGCCTTGGGTCCCGGCGGTTTAACGCGCGAGCGTGCCGGGTTCGAGGTGCGCGACGTGCATTACACCCATTACGGCCGGTTGTGTCCCATCGAAACGCCGGAAGGCCCGAACATCGGTCTGATCTCTTCGCTGACCACCTATGCCAAGATCAACGAGTTCGGCTTTATCGAGACACCGTACCGCAAGGTGGAGAACGGCAAGGCCAGCGATGAGATCGTGTTCTTGGCGGCGGACGACGAGGAGGATTTGCTGGTCGCCCAGGCCAACGAACCGCTGGACAAACGCGGACGGTTCCTGAACGATCGGGTGAAATCCCGTGTGCGCGGCGAGTTCCCGGTCGCATCTCCTGATGACGTCAAATATATGGATGTGTCACCGACGCAGATCGTCTCCGCGGCCGCGGCCCTGATTCCGTTTCTTGAACATGACGATGCCAACCGCGCTCTCATGGGCTCGAACATGCAGCGCCAAGCGGTTCCTCTGTTGAACCCCGAGGCGCCGCTGGTGGGCACCGGCATGGAAGCCAAAATCGCCCGCGATTCCCGCGCGGTCATCACCTCCAAAGTGGACGGAGTGGTCGAGCGCGTGGATGCGCGCGAGATCGTCATCCGCAAGGACAAATCGGACAGCAAAGCAGGCAATATCGAGCGGCTGCTGGATTTTGAAAACAACAACTTGGTCACCTACCGACTAACCAAGTTCATGCGCACCAATCAGGATACCTGCATCAATCAAAAGCCCATCGTCAATGTGGGCGACAAGATCAAACGGGGACAGGTGATCGCGGACGGCGCTGCCACCGACGGCGGCGAACTGGCGCTGGGTCGCAACGTGCTGGTGGCCTTTATGCCGTGGCGCGGCTATAACTTTGAAGACGCCATCGTCATCTCTGAACGCGTGGTGCAGGATGACATTTTCACGTCGGTGCACATCGAAGAGTTTGAGCTGCAGGTGCGCGACACCAAGCGCGGCGAGGAAGAGCTGACCCGGGAAATTCCCAACGTCAGCGAAGAGGCCACCAAGGACCTGGATGAAAACGGCATCGTGCGCATCGGCGCCGAGGTGG encodes:
- a CDS encoding 50S ribosomal protein L10 — protein: LEEIDDSLSKAHSVFITDFSGLTVDEVTRLRKEFRKNHVKYIVVKNTLARISAKKYGYDKLTPYLNGPTGLAIALDDPTAPVRVIFDFKKDKEKPAIRAAFLEGQLLDKEAAESIRHIPPRNVLLGQVVSAMAAPISGFIGGLQQLMSKLAYTISAIKDKKENIA
- the rplL gene encoding 50S ribosomal protein L7/L12, whose amino-acid sequence is MPENTAVEVNDAKVQEIIKSIEEMSVLQLSQLVKALENRFGVTAAAPVAVAAGGPAAAAAAPAAEEQTEFDVVLKSAGANKINVIKVIRTITNLGLKEAKDLVDGAPNKVKEGVSKDEANDIKAKLTEAGAEVELK
- the rpoB gene encoding DNA-directed RNA polymerase subunit beta, which gives rise to MTGGQIKERISFSKISSAAELPDLLDIQLKSFRDFMQFDVPPEERKDQGLQAVFKSVFPIVDSRENFELTFIEYHIDPPKYTVEECQERGTTFSVALKAKLRLSIKDEFNPNDPLANSIEQMVYLGNLPFMTERGTFIINGAERIIVSQLHRSPGVFFDEIAHPNGTKLYSARIIPLRGSWVEFTTDINDLMIVYIDRRKKFLVTTLLRAVGFATDRDILDTFELTQKVDLRTAGSEIIGSRVVEDIIDKETGEVILDRYQEVTEEKLKRLQELKIRSIDMVKSDKILGQEIITNTLIKDSTRSQEEALETIYQHLRSGEAPDLETARQLIERLFFNPKRYDLGDVGRHRLNKKLGINVDPTMTALTKEDIIGIIKYLLDLRKNHKVADDIDHLGNRRVRTVGEQLAAQMSVGLSRMARTIKERMNLRESENPTPQDLVNARTVLSVINTFFGTSQLSQFMDQTNPLAEMTHKRRLSALGPGGLTRERAGFEVRDVHYTHYGRLCPIETPEGPNIGLISSLTTYAKINEFGFIETPYRKVENGKASDEIVFLAADDEEDLLVAQANEPLDKRGRFLNDRVKSRVRGEFPVASPDDVKYMDVSPTQIVSAAAALIPFLEHDDANRALMGSNMQRQAVPLLNPEAPLVGTGMEAKIARDSRAVITSKVDGVVERVDAREIVIRKDKSDSKAGNIERLLDFENNNLVTYRLTKFMRTNQDTCINQKPIVNVGDKIKRGQVIADGAATDGGELALGRNVLVAFMPWRGYNFEDAIVISERVVQDDIFTSVHIEEFELQVRDTKRGEEELTREIPNVSEEATKDLDENGIVRIGAEVVSGDILVGKVTPKGETDPTPEEKLLKAIFGEKAGDVKDASLKAPPGLKGVVIDTKLFSRKKKDAGVKRREKKALEELEEWLITAKTEARRQRDEKLQLLLDGHVSTGIRDKNSGKILIKAKTVLKEAQLAKL